CGTAGCCGCCGTGGAGCTGGACCGCTTTTATGGTGGCCCGCATGCACAGCTCCGACGCGAACAACTTGGCCATGGCCGCTTCCTTCTTGTATGGCCTCCCGTTTTGTTTGAGCCATCCGGCGTGATACACCAGATGACGCGCGGCCTCGATCTCGGTGGCCATGTCGGCCAGCTGGAAATGGACGCCCTGGAATGCTGCTATGGGCTTGCCAAACTGCTGGCGTTCTGATGTATACGCCAAGCTCTCGTTCAGGGCGCCCTCGGCAAGGCCAAGGGAAAGAGCGCCAACACCAATCCGGCCCGAATCGAGAGTCTGGAGGAAGTTGGCGAACCCCCTTCCCTGCTCGCCGAGCATGTCCTCCTTGGGGACGATGGCATCC
This region of Candidatus Methylomirabilota bacterium genomic DNA includes:
- a CDS encoding acyl-CoA dehydrogenase family protein; its protein translation is DAIVPKEDMLGEQGRGFANFLQTLDSGRIGVGALSLGLAEGALNESLAYTSERQQFGKPIAAFQGVHFQLADMATEIEAARHLVYHAGWLKQNGRPYKKEAAMAKLFASELCMRATIKAVQLHGGYGYTTEYPVERMMRDAKVCEIGEGTSEIQRIVIARELLGDLVQP